A stretch of Pelecanus crispus isolate bPelCri1 chromosome 3, bPelCri1.pri, whole genome shotgun sequence DNA encodes these proteins:
- the SRSF7 gene encoding serine/arginine-rich splicing factor 7 isoform X3, translating into MSRYGRYGGETKVYVGNLGTGAGKGELERAFSYYGPLRTVWIARNPPGFAFVEFEDPRDAEDAVRGLDGKVICGSRVRVEVSTGMPRRSRYDRPPARRPFDPNDRCYECGEKGHYAYDCHRYSRRRRSRSRSRSRSRSRGRRYSRSRSRSRGRRSRSASYRRSRSISPRRSRSVSPRRSRSGSLKRSRSRSRSRSRSRSVTWPRSSRSKSRSPSPKRSRSPSGSPQRSASPERMD; encoded by the exons ATGTCGCGTTACGGCCGCTATGGAGGCG AGACCAAGGTGTACGTGGGCAACCTGGGCACGGGCGCGGGCAAAGGCGAGCTGGAGAGAGCCTTCAGCTACTACGGGCCCCTGAGAACTGTGTGGATCGCGAGGAACCCGCCGGGGTTTGCGTTCGTGGAGTTTGAAGACCCGAGGGATGCTGAAGATGCTGTCCGTGGACTTGATGGGAA GGTGATATGTGGCTCCAGGGTTAGAGTGGAAGTGTCAACAGGCATGCCTCGTCGCTCCCGTTACGACAGGCCTCCTGCACGGCGCCCCTTTGACCCCAATGATAGATGCTATGAGTGTGGTGAGAAAGGCCACTATGCTTATGATTGTCACCGCTATAGTCGCCGAAGAAGGAGCAG GTCCCGGTCTAGATCCCGTTCACGGTCCCGAGGGAGAAGGTATTCTCGGTCACGCAGTCGGAGTCGTGGTAGGAG GTCCAGGTCAGCTTCATATCGTAGGTCCCGGTCCATTTCTCCTCGTAGGTCTAGGTCTGTGTCTCCCCGCCGGTCCCGATCGGGTTCCTTGAAGAGATCAAG gtcTAGATCAAGATCCAGATCTAGATCCAGATCTGTTACATGGCCCCGAAGTAG TCGGTCAAAGTCCCGATCACCATCTCCAAAGAGAAG
- the SRSF7 gene encoding serine/arginine-rich splicing factor 7 isoform X2: MSRYGRYGGETKVYVGNLGTGAGKGELERAFSYYGPLRTVWIARNPPGFAFVEFEDPRDAEDAVRGLDGKVICGSRVRVEVSTGMPRRSRYDRPPARRPFDPNDRCYECGEKGHYAYDCHRYSRRRRSRSRSRSRSRSRGRRYSRSRSRSRGRRSRSASYRRSRSISPRRSRSVSPRRSRSGSLKRSRSRSRSRSRSRSVTWPRSRSRSHGRSKSGSPAKSRSKSRSPSPKRSRSPSGSPQRSASPERMD, translated from the exons ATGTCGCGTTACGGCCGCTATGGAGGCG AGACCAAGGTGTACGTGGGCAACCTGGGCACGGGCGCGGGCAAAGGCGAGCTGGAGAGAGCCTTCAGCTACTACGGGCCCCTGAGAACTGTGTGGATCGCGAGGAACCCGCCGGGGTTTGCGTTCGTGGAGTTTGAAGACCCGAGGGATGCTGAAGATGCTGTCCGTGGACTTGATGGGAA GGTGATATGTGGCTCCAGGGTTAGAGTGGAAGTGTCAACAGGCATGCCTCGTCGCTCCCGTTACGACAGGCCTCCTGCACGGCGCCCCTTTGACCCCAATGATAGATGCTATGAGTGTGGTGAGAAAGGCCACTATGCTTATGATTGTCACCGCTATAGTCGCCGAAGAAGGAGCAG GTCCCGGTCTAGATCCCGTTCACGGTCCCGAGGGAGAAGGTATTCTCGGTCACGCAGTCGGAGTCGTGGTAGGAG GTCCAGGTCAGCTTCATATCGTAGGTCCCGGTCCATTTCTCCTCGTAGGTCTAGGTCTGTGTCTCCCCGCCGGTCCCGATCGGGTTCCTTGAAGAGATCAAG gtcTAGATCAAGATCCAGATCTAGATCCAGATCTGTTACATGGCCCCGAAGTAG gtCTAGGTCTCATGGCAGATCAAAATCTGGCTCGCCGGCTAAGAG TCGGTCAAAGTCCCGATCACCATCTCCAAAGAGAAG
- the SRSF7 gene encoding serine/arginine-rich splicing factor 7 isoform X4 has product MSRYGRYGGETKVYVGNLGTGAGKGELERAFSYYGPLRTVWIARNPPGFAFVEFEDPRDAEDAVRGLDGKVICGSRVRVEVSTGMPRRSRYDRPPARRPFDPNDRCYECGEKGHYAYDCHRYSRRRRSRSRSRSRSRSRGRRYSRSRSRSRGRRSRSASYRRSRSISPRRSRSVSPRRSRSGSLKRSRYFRSRSRSRSRSRSVTWPRSSRSKSRSPSPKRSRSPSGSPQRSASPERMD; this is encoded by the exons ATGTCGCGTTACGGCCGCTATGGAGGCG AGACCAAGGTGTACGTGGGCAACCTGGGCACGGGCGCGGGCAAAGGCGAGCTGGAGAGAGCCTTCAGCTACTACGGGCCCCTGAGAACTGTGTGGATCGCGAGGAACCCGCCGGGGTTTGCGTTCGTGGAGTTTGAAGACCCGAGGGATGCTGAAGATGCTGTCCGTGGACTTGATGGGAA GGTGATATGTGGCTCCAGGGTTAGAGTGGAAGTGTCAACAGGCATGCCTCGTCGCTCCCGTTACGACAGGCCTCCTGCACGGCGCCCCTTTGACCCCAATGATAGATGCTATGAGTGTGGTGAGAAAGGCCACTATGCTTATGATTGTCACCGCTATAGTCGCCGAAGAAGGAGCAG GTCCCGGTCTAGATCCCGTTCACGGTCCCGAGGGAGAAGGTATTCTCGGTCACGCAGTCGGAGTCGTGGTAGGAG GTCCAGGTCAGCTTCATATCGTAGGTCCCGGTCCATTTCTCCTCGTAGGTCTAGGTCTGTGTCTCCCCGCCGGTCCCGATCGGGTTCCTTGAAGAGATCAAGG tatttcaggtcTAGATCAAGATCCAGATCTAGATCCAGATCTGTTACATGGCCCCGAAGTAG TCGGTCAAAGTCCCGATCACCATCTCCAAAGAGAAG
- the SRSF7 gene encoding serine/arginine-rich splicing factor 7 isoform X1 gives MSRYGRYGGAETKVYVGNLGTGAGKGELERAFSYYGPLRTVWIARNPPGFAFVEFEDPRDAEDAVRGLDGKVICGSRVRVEVSTGMPRRSRYDRPPARRPFDPNDRCYECGEKGHYAYDCHRYSRRRRSRSRSRSRSRSRGRRYSRSRSRSRGRRSRSASYRRSRSISPRRSRSVSPRRSRSGSLKRSRSRSRSRSRSRSVTWPRSRSRSHGRSKSGSPAKSRSKSRSPSPKRSRSPSGSPQRSASPERMD, from the exons ATGTCGCGTTACGGCCGCTATGGAGGCG CAGAGACCAAGGTGTACGTGGGCAACCTGGGCACGGGCGCGGGCAAAGGCGAGCTGGAGAGAGCCTTCAGCTACTACGGGCCCCTGAGAACTGTGTGGATCGCGAGGAACCCGCCGGGGTTTGCGTTCGTGGAGTTTGAAGACCCGAGGGATGCTGAAGATGCTGTCCGTGGACTTGATGGGAA GGTGATATGTGGCTCCAGGGTTAGAGTGGAAGTGTCAACAGGCATGCCTCGTCGCTCCCGTTACGACAGGCCTCCTGCACGGCGCCCCTTTGACCCCAATGATAGATGCTATGAGTGTGGTGAGAAAGGCCACTATGCTTATGATTGTCACCGCTATAGTCGCCGAAGAAGGAGCAG GTCCCGGTCTAGATCCCGTTCACGGTCCCGAGGGAGAAGGTATTCTCGGTCACGCAGTCGGAGTCGTGGTAGGAG GTCCAGGTCAGCTTCATATCGTAGGTCCCGGTCCATTTCTCCTCGTAGGTCTAGGTCTGTGTCTCCCCGCCGGTCCCGATCGGGTTCCTTGAAGAGATCAAG gtcTAGATCAAGATCCAGATCTAGATCCAGATCTGTTACATGGCCCCGAAGTAG gtCTAGGTCTCATGGCAGATCAAAATCTGGCTCGCCGGCTAAGAG TCGGTCAAAGTCCCGATCACCATCTCCAAAGAGAAG
- the SRSF7 gene encoding serine/arginine-rich splicing factor 7 isoform X5, producing MSRYGRYGGETKVYVGNLGTGAGKGELERAFSYYGPLRTVWIARNPPGFAFVEFEDPRDAEDAVRGLDGKVICGSRVRVEVSTGMPRRSRYDRPPARRPFDPNDRCYECGEKGHYAYDCHRYSRRRRSRSRSRSRSRSRGRRYSRSRSRSRGRRSRSASYRRSRSISPRRSRSVSPRRSRSGSLKRSRYFRSRSRSRSRSRSVTWPRSSRSPSGSPQRSASPERMD from the exons ATGTCGCGTTACGGCCGCTATGGAGGCG AGACCAAGGTGTACGTGGGCAACCTGGGCACGGGCGCGGGCAAAGGCGAGCTGGAGAGAGCCTTCAGCTACTACGGGCCCCTGAGAACTGTGTGGATCGCGAGGAACCCGCCGGGGTTTGCGTTCGTGGAGTTTGAAGACCCGAGGGATGCTGAAGATGCTGTCCGTGGACTTGATGGGAA GGTGATATGTGGCTCCAGGGTTAGAGTGGAAGTGTCAACAGGCATGCCTCGTCGCTCCCGTTACGACAGGCCTCCTGCACGGCGCCCCTTTGACCCCAATGATAGATGCTATGAGTGTGGTGAGAAAGGCCACTATGCTTATGATTGTCACCGCTATAGTCGCCGAAGAAGGAGCAG GTCCCGGTCTAGATCCCGTTCACGGTCCCGAGGGAGAAGGTATTCTCGGTCACGCAGTCGGAGTCGTGGTAGGAG GTCCAGGTCAGCTTCATATCGTAGGTCCCGGTCCATTTCTCCTCGTAGGTCTAGGTCTGTGTCTCCCCGCCGGTCCCGATCGGGTTCCTTGAAGAGATCAAGG tatttcaggtcTAGATCAAGATCCAGATCTAGATCCAGATCTGTTACATGGCCCCGAAGTAG